A window of Fundidesulfovibrio putealis DSM 16056 genomic DNA:
AAGAGGCCCTCATGGAGCGCCAGCAGACGCTGCGAATCGCCCGCAAGGCGCGGGCCGCGCTGGACGCGTCCCTGGACATGCTGCACGGCGAGGCGGGCATCCCGGCGGGCCTTGGCAGACTGGAGCGGGAACTGGCCGCGCTGGCCCAGACCTCGGAGAACTTCCAGGCTGACCTGGAGGTCGTACGCGAGGCGCGGCTCAGCCTGTCGGATCTGGCTGGACGCCTGCGCGGCGGGCTGCCGGGCCTGGAGGACGACCCCGAGGCCGTGGAATCGCGCCTGTGGGAGCTGGCGCAGCTCAAGCGCAAGCTCAAGCTGTCCATGCCCGAGGTGCTGGCCCTTGGCCGCGAGATCGAGGAGAACCTGAACTTTCTGGACAACGCGGGCCTCGACTTCAAGCGCATGGACCGCCTCCGGGGCGAACTGCGCGCCCGGCTGGGCGTTGCGCTCGAGGCCCTGGACGCAGCTCGCAACGAAGCCGCTGTGGCGCTTGGCGCGCGCATCGAGGAAGAACTGCGGGGACTGGGCTTCTCGGAGCACGTGCGCGTGCTGTTCGAGTTCGTCCCCGTGGAGTTGTTCCCGGCGGACGAGGCCCATCCACCCCTGACAGAGCGCTCCGCCCGGCTGCTGTTCGCGCCGAACCCAGGCCAGCCGCCCCGCCCGCTGGACCGCATCGCCTCTGGCGGCGAGCTGTCGCGCTTTCTGCTGGCCCTTACCAGCCTGCGCGCCGGAAGCGACACGGCCACGCTGATCTTCGACGAGGTGGACGCGGGAATCGGCGGCATCACCCTGAACCGCGTGGGCGAGCGGTTGAAGCAGCTGGCCGCCAAACGCCAGATGCTGC
This region includes:
- a CDS encoding DNA repair protein RecN, which gives rise to MIELLRIKNLALIADVELEFAPGLNVLTGETGAGKTFVLKALEFLTGERLTPDMVRPGAEKAQVEALFVDQGEDLILRRELSAQTGRARLYINDQLATQDAVRELKPRLLLHASQHGQQQLLAPAFQARLLDHFLPDAGLLEERNGLVRELTGLERDIQSLHERLAHLEDRREVLELKRAEIDKVAPLEGEEEALMERQQTLRIARKARAALDASLDMLHGEAGIPAGLGRLERELAALAQTSENFQADLEVVREARLSLSDLAGRLRGGLPGLEDDPEAVESRLWELAQLKRKLKLSMPEVLALGREIEENLNFLDNAGLDFKRMDRLRGELRARLGVALEALDAARNEAAVALGARIEEELRGLGFSEHVRVLFEFVPVELFPADEAHPPLTERSARLLFAPNPGQPPRPLDRIASGGELSRFLLALTSLRAGSDTATLIFDEVDAGIGGITLNRVGERLKQLAAKRQMLLITHWPQLAALAGRHFLVAKHVSDGQTETTVTGLDGPGLADELSRMAGGGEQGQALAGKLLEAQG